The Iamia sp. SCSIO 61187 genomic sequence GCGCAAGGCCGGCGAGAACCTCTACGGGTGGATCATCGCCGGCGACGAGCGCCTGGGCTTGAGCGCGCAGCTGATCCTTTGCACCCACGGTGAGCTTGCCCATGGACGCAGCGACCAGGAGCTCGGCGACCAGAAGCACAGTCCCCTCCCCGCCGCGGTGGATCAGGTCGGCCACCTCGTTCTTTGCGCTGACCGTGGTGCCGCCCCACCACAGCTCTCCTGGCCGCAGCCATCGGAAGATGCAGGCGATGATGATCGGGTCATAGTACGAGCGGACGATGGCTCCGACCTCGAACTGCCTCCAGAGAGGAGCGCCCCTCGCCTTCTCACCGTGGAGACGGGCCTCGTGCACGGCTGCGCCGATGGATGCGTAGGCCGCACGAGCCCTCAAATTCTCGCCGTAGTACGAGTGCGGGCTGAGGCGAGCAGTCGGCGCATCAACGTCGTCAATCCCCCAGAGCACGGGGTCCGCCATGCCTGGATCCGAACAGATGGCGCGGCGGCCTTCAAGGTAAGTCTGCACGTCGGGCGGCAGGGACTCATCGGTGACCCGGCTCAGGGCATCGAGCTCGTCCTGGAGGGGTGAACGGCGGTCCTCGGGGAGCACGCTGTCCCACAATGCAAGCAGGCGGGTTGCGAAGCTGTTGAACAAAGTCTCGGCTCGTCTCAACGACGCTGGCCGCAGGTGCACGACAACAGCGTCGATCGCGGCACCAACTCCGACTGTGCGACCCAGGTCCTGGATCGCAACGAGAGTCCGTTGGAGCGAGAGTCCGCTCACTGCTCCGAGCCGGAAGAAAAGGAGCCGCGGGGCGCCGACCACGGCATCCGGGTCCGAGAACCGCTCCTCGGACGCCCCGTCGAAGACGACGACAGGGCCGTTCAGCCGCCGTCCGAGGGCCGTGTGGAGGAAGGGCTCGAAGTTCGCTCGGGAGATGTCCGTGACGTCGACGACGACAGCGTCATACGGTCCGAACTCATCGGCGCCTCCGGGAGCACTCATGGTCGCCGCTTCCCGACGCTGCATCTGCTTGACGCATGCATCGGCGAACAGAGCCCACATGCCGTCCGAGAGCAACTCGTCGTGGCTCACCTTCACGGTCATGCGTTTGGTTGGGCCCATGCGCGGGTGACCCGAGCCGACGCCTGGGACGCCCTCGAGCTCGATGGCACCGGCAGCGTCTGCGAGTTCCCAGAATCGTCGGTTGTCAGCGGCGTACCGGACGCTCGGCATGACGAGGTCGGGCGCAGGTAGCACCATGCTCCCGAATGACCGGGGGTCGATCTGCACGAACCGCGCCTTGTCCGGACCACGACACATTCCGCAGGTCTCGGGTTGCTCTTCGATGTCCGCTCTTGCCGCGTGCCACGTCGTGACCTTCACCCCTTCGACGGCGATCGACTCTGGGACGGTCTCGGCCTGCTTGGCGATGACGACGTGCAGGGTTCGATCGCCTTCGACCATGGACGCCAAGCCACGCTGCATCCGGTCACGTGCGGTGCCAGTTGCATGCACCGACAGCAGACCTATGACGGGCTCAGAGGCGGGCGACACATCACGGAAGGCTTTGGTGGTATCCAGCTGGTTGAATGGGTACGCCTCTAGAACAGCGACTCGCCCGGTTCTCAACCCCGACGAGCGCATCAGGGCGTGCAGTGCGACGATTATCGGAGTCAGGCTCGCCGAGTCGGCCACGACGCCCAAACCGTCCGCAGCGTCGGGCAACATCCAGGAGGCGAGGGCGATGGCGTCCCGAGGCGACCGCACTGCGTCGGCCATGCGGATGAAGGTGTCCGAGTGTGTGCCGCTCGGCAATCGATAGTGGTACCCCTGGGGTCGCCAGACGGCCTTGCCCCAGGCGAGCAGAGCCGCCACTTCAACTGCGCGGCAACGGATCTCAATGTCTTCGGGCAGGTCAGCCGGATCTTGCAGTGATCCGTCGTCGGCTGCGATATGCCAACTCAGGGTCTGACCTGGAGCGAACCGAATCACGCAGAGTGGCGCAGTGCTGCCCAGGCGGGTCAGGCTCACCCGAACCGAGCGCAGGAAGGCTGCGAGGTGGTCCGCGGTGCAGACCTCCGGAAGCCAGCGCACCACGACCACCTCGACGGCGCCGAGCATCTCGGAAGGCGCTCCCCTGACGAGGTCGCCGAGTCGCTCCGCTTCGGTGTCGGACCCGCCATCGAGGTCGGGGTCGAGGAAGAGGAGGTTGGCTCCACCCGTCGCACCGACGAACCACGTTCGAGACGTGGTGTCACTCAGTCGCCCGTAGCTATCCCTGGTTTGCACAGGCGAAGAGCTCCGGCTGGTTGTCCTGCTTCTCGTCGGCCGACTCGATGGTGAGCGTGGCGTGCACGACCGTCCCTCGACACTCGAGCGTCGGGAGGCGCTCGGTCGAGACCTTGCCTTCGCTCCACCGGGCTCGGATGGTGCCGCCCATCTCGTCGTCGGCGATGGTCAACACGTCGACGGAGCCACCGAACCGCTGAGCCAGCTCGATGATGCGGCCGTAGCCGAATCCCTCGGCATGCCCGTAGGTCGGCAGCGTCTGCTCCAGAAGTCGCCTCACGAGAGCCTCGGAGGTCGCGCCGGTGAGCTCGGACCGCAGTTGGCGCAACTTGGGCCGCAGCGTCCGGCTGATCCCGTGCCCGGTGTCTGCAACGACGAGGTGTACGCGGTTCACACCTCCTCGTGTCGAATACAGCTCGACGTACGCCTTACGTCCCGTCTTGGGAAGGTCAGGAAGGCGAGCGATCGGCGCAAACGGATGGGTGGACAGGTTGTAGAGCAGTTCGCGGATGACCGTTCCGGCCGCCTCACTGAAGTTCCGCACCCATGCACCGGTGGCTCGAGGAGCGGCGTACCGGGTGACCCTCTCGACCCATGGCACGGCGACGTTGTCGCTGACCTCGATCGCCAGGCGCTCCCGCGGGACTGACTGATGGGGGTTGTTCAGCATCAGGAAGTCCGCTTGGATCGGTCCGACGCCGGTCGGCGAGCCGGGGCCAGTCGCGCTGAGTGCCTGCCGGAACTCGGCTCGATTGGGATTCCAGTTCGGCTTCCAGTCCTCCAGCAGATCCTGTCGGCTGACGTCGCCGACGAAGAGCCTGGTGGGTCCGTCTCGCTGCGCCATGGCGAACAGCAAGCCTCCACGAGCGATGCCTGCGTTGAGACCGTCGTGGTCGGGTAACCACACCGTGAGCGGACCCCTCCCGCCCGAGGTGAGCAGCACGCTCGAGACGACCGATGCGACGCGGGCGTCTACCCGACGATGATCGTCGTTGACCTCGGTGCTCAGGGGTCTGAGGTCGAGATGGATCTCGCGGCCTCGCTCGCGAAACCCACGGCTGAACTCATCGAGTTGGTCGTAGCGCCGGAGGCCGTCGAGCGTGATCGTGATCGGATCGATGCGGCACGGTAGATCAAGCGCCGGCCGGGCCGCACAAGGGCCACGCCGAGGTGACCAAACAGATCCCACGCTCTCCACTCCCCTCCACCTGCTCACCCACGGACGATCTTGCCAGGTCCCGACGGCGCCCTGGACGGACGCCAACATGGAGTGCGCCGACCAGCACCTGGAGCAAGTCTTGACCACATCCCTGCGCGAGACCATTGATTCGACCCTCGCTGAGCTCGAGGCCCGGGTCGTCGGGCTCGAAGGTCCGCTCAGCGAGGCCCACCAGGTCTACGCAGCGGCAGCCCTCGTTCGAGGCGTCAGCCTCACCCGAGCAGCGACCTTGGCCCTGGACGCTGGAGAGACCGTCGCCGTTGGCGTGTTGGCCCGGCCGATCTGGGAGACCTGGCTCGCTGGGATGTATCTGTTGCTAGGTGGCCACGAGGCGTGGATACGTATGCACTGGGCTCAGATCGAGAGCGACGGGAAGGTCGTGCGCGCCAACGATGTCGACGTCGGCGAAGTCCTGACCGTCGACGGCGCGGCCTTGCTGGAACTGGAGCGAAGGCGGCTGGTCGCTGCCGGCGAACGCGACGAGGCCGACGACTCGGAGGTCATCATCGCTCGGCTGTGGGTCGAGCGGATGGCAGACCTGGTCGGGCCGATGCTTGCGGAAGTTGACGGCACCGACGGCGCAGTCCCGAGGGGCTACGACGTCGTGTTCCGTTCGCACTCGGCATGGGACATCCACGTCGGCACCAAGGCTCTCGAGTACTTCATCCGAACCGACCTCAAGGCCGGCACAGCGACCCTTCGGCCGATGGAGCCGTGGCTCGAGCCTCTGAGCTCGGTCGGGATCGCCGCAATGCACCTCGCCTACCTCGGTCAGCATGTGTTCGACCGGTTCGACATCCCGTCGGTCGAGATCTCGACAAAGCTTGCGCTGCTGGTATCGCTGCTGGACCCTGTGATGGAGTAGACGCCTGCCAACATCCCGCCGTGAGCCTTGCCGATCGCGACCTGGTCGATGACCTGGCCGCCGCGGTCTGCGATCCTCTCGACGCCGTCAGCCGGCGCCCTCCGACACCGCGTCGTCCGCCTTCTGGGGCCTGGCGCCAGCGTCGTCGGCCTTGGGGACAGCGATGGCCCGGCTCAGGTCCAATTCGATCTCGTCCAATGCAACAGATCCCGGTCAGGTCACCCGGCTGGCGTACTCGGCGCTGGACTGGAAGCCGGTGATGACGCGGACGGTGCCCCGGGCGTTGGCCTGGTCGACCCAGTAGCGGAAGCCAGCCAGGTCCGGTACGCGGTCGAGCATGCCGAGGTAGACGAGGGTCACGGTGACCTCTGACGCCTGCGCGGCGACCGCTGACGCCAGCTCGGAGCGGGAGACCAGCCAGGATCCCCGGCTCTGCCCGCGGGCCAGAGCCGCTTCGCCGTCGCGTTGCTCGGCCGCCGTCGGGGCTCGACCCCACAGGTTCCGGTACGTGTCGGCGACGAACGCGCCGTCGGTCTTGGCCTGAACGGCGGGATCGGCGACCACTTGGTCAGCGATGGCCGACAGGGGCGTTCCGGCCCGTCGGGATGCCACCTGTTGCCGGAAGGTGGTGGTGTTCGCCGGCGGTCGGCCGAAGGTGCCGAGGTGCAGTCGAACGACCGGCCCGAGGACCGCCGCGAACTCGGCCGAACCGATGAGCTGGCGGATCAGCTCGGCGCCGGCGAGGCCAGTGTTCATGCGGTGGGTCCAGTACCAGGCACCTGCGGCCTCGGGCTCCCGGCGCAGGATGTCGCGGTACTGCTGGAGCACGAACCGACGGGCGCACCGCAGGGGCCGCCACGGCGCCGCACCTCGGAAGACCTCGCCTCGCCGGTCGGCGGTGCGCTTGAACATCGGCCAGTCGGCCCGGCAAAGAGGCTGACCGGTTGTGAACAGCATGAGACGGGTGACGTCGCCGGCCCGCGGCGGACCGGCGCTGCGCAGGCTCACCCCTTGGACGGCGATGACCGTGCGCCCACCGACGTCGGCAATGGTAGGGGTCGCAGCCGGTTGGAGAACGGGCCCGGGGAGGCCGACGCTGGCCTTGACGGCGCCCGTCTTGCCGTCGAACGCCATGAGCTCTTGATGGAGCGCAGCGACGACCTCTTGCACGCCGTCGTCGTCGAGGTCAGCAACGACCACCCCACCGTGAGCGCCGACGCCAGCTCCGCATCCCCCGCTGTTGGCGCATGCGTTGTACCGGGTCGTCCCGTCGCGGCGACGCACCGAGACCCGTCCGCCCTCGGACCCGAACGCGACCTCGACCTGTCCGTCGCCCTCGATGTCAGCGAGAGCTGGGCCGTTCGAGACCTGCCCATTCGTCGTCACCGGCCAGCCCGGGAGGTTGCGTCGGGTCGCTGCCGAGAAGGCATACACCCTCTGGGTCTGCGCTGTGGTCGGAAAGTTGTTGCCGGTGCCGACGACGATGTCCACCTTGCCATCGCCATTGACGTCGCCCAGGGCGGGGGTCGACCACACCGTCTGGCCGGGCACCGAGTACGGGTAGCCGCTGTAGGTCCGCCAAGAGCCGCTGGCCCGGGTGAACGCCCACACGAGCCCACCGCCAGGGACGCCGAGCGGGTTCCCGGCCCAGATGTCGCCGCCGACCACCACCTCGGGACGCCTGTCGCCGTCGATGTCACCGACGGCCGGGCTGGACCACACTGTGTCCTCGACGTACATCCGGAAGATCTGGGACCCAGTCGCCGTCCATGCGTAGATGGTGTGGTCGTAGCTGCTCGCCACGATGTCCGGCTGGCCATCGCCAGTGATGTCAGCCACCGCAGGCGTTCCAAAGAACCCGTCGGGCCGGCAGTCCTGTCCCGCCGGGCAGTGCAGCGGGGCCCCCTGCCGGACGGTCAGGTGGACCGACCCGGTCGGCCCGTCGAGGACGACGACGCGACCGTCCATAGTCCCGACTACGACATCAGGTGCGCCGCTCCCACGAAGCTGGCGCACGACCGGCGAGGACTGGATCGCGGTCCGTCCCAGGTCCCGCTTCCACAGCACGCTCATGTCGGTCGACCGGTAGGCAGTGACGAAACCGTCGAGCGAGGCGCTGATGACCTCGGGCGTCGCATCGCCGGTCACATCTGCGATCGCCGGCGACGAGAAGTGCTCCCACACAGGTCCTGAACCCGGGTAGACGCCTCGCAGGACGGTATCGACGGTGCGCTCGTGACGCAGACCGAGGGCCTGAGCTGCCACCTGGGCGGTCGTCGGTCCGGCCCCCTCGAGCGGCCCGGTCGCACTCGCCGGTGCCAGGTGCATTGCGCAGACAACGGCCAGGAGCCCGACGAGGGCCGCCGCCCGGGTCGCTCGAGGTTTCGTGGTCGTCATCGGAACAGAGATCGGAGCGACGGGTAGAGGACGCCAGCAGCGGTGGCCCAGTCGTAGACGCTGCCGCCGGTGCCGGCGGTCTCCACGAACACTCGGCGTAGGCCCTCGATGTCAGCCGGGGCCGTCGGTGAACCGATGACTTGGACCACGGCGGCGAGCAGGTCGAGGTTCCGACGCACCCGGTGCGTGTTGTCCAGGGCCGGGCCGATGACGACCACCCGATATGCCGCGCTCCGCCGACGCATGGCCCCTCCCCCTGCTCGGAGGTTGCGACCCTACGGGGCGGGCTACCGAGGGTCAACAGCCGAGACCGAACACCGCCGACACCGTTGCTCGAGGTCCTGGGGGACTGCCGCGCGTGGAGGTGACATCTGATCTGTGGTGCCGGAAGGTGCCGCTGGAAGGATGTTCACCATGCCCAGGCCCTATCCGAAGGAGTTCCGCGAGGACGTGATCCGGGTGGCCCGCAGCCGTGAGGACGGTGTCCGGATCAAGGATATCGCTGCGGACTTCGGGATCTCGGAGTCGTGCTTGCAGAACTGGTTGACCCAGGCCGACCGCGACGACGGGGTCCGCCCTGGCCCGTCGAGCGAGGACCATGCCGAGAACCGCGAGCTGCGCCGCCGGCTCCGACTCCTCGAGCAGGAGAACGAGGTGCTGCGCCGGGCGGCGGCGTATCTGTCCCAGGCGAACCTGCCGGGAAAATGAGGTTCCCGCTCGTCCGTGACCTTGCTGTTGACGGGGTTCCCGTCACGGTGACGTGCCGGGTCCTCAAGCTGTGCCGCCAGCAGTACTACCGCTGGCTCGACCAGCCCGTCGGCGACGCTGAGCTCGACGAGGCGTGGCTGACCAACGCCATCTTCGACGCCCATGTCGATGACCCCGAGTTCGGCTACCGGTTTCTCGCCGATGAGGTCCGAGCCGCCGGCTTCGAGGTCTCGGACCGGGTCGTGTGGCGGATCTGCCGGGACAACCGCTGGTGGTCCCGGTTCGGCAAGCCCAAGCGTTCCAAGGGCTCCAAGCCCGGCACGCCGGCTCACGACGACCTGGTCCGGCGGTGCTTCACCGCCGCTCGCCCGAACGAGCTGTGGGTCACCGACATCACCGAGCACCCCACCGGCGAGGGGAAGCTCTACCTGTGCGCCATCAAGGACCTGTGGTCCAACCGGATCGTCGGCTGGGCCATCGACTCCCGCATGAAGGCCCGCCTCGTCGTCGCCGCCATCGAGATGGCCGTCGCCCGCCGCGACGGCGACGTGGCCGGATGCATCGTCCATTCGGACAGGGGGTCGCAGTTCCGCGCTCGGAAGGTGCACCGGGCCCTGGCCCGTCACGGCCTGGTCGGCTCCATGGGCCAAGTCGGCGCCGCCGGCGACAACGCCGCCATGGAGTCCTTCTTCGCCCTGCTCCAGAACAACGTCCTCGACCGCCAGCGCTGGGCGACCCGCGACGAGCTGCGCATCGCCATCATCACCTGGATCGAACGCACCTACCACCAGCGACGACGCCAACCCGCTCTCGGCCGATTGACCCCCCTCGAGTACGAGACCACCATGACCCCACAGACGGCCACCGCCGCCTGACCCCACCTGTCACCTCAGCGCGCGGCAGTCCCTGGCGTTCGCCGATCGGGGCTAGACGCATCGCCAGTTCCGGTCGATGACCAGCTGGCGACGTTGCAGCCGGGTCTTCGTTGTCGCCGACCCCCGTGCCTCTGAACCACCTCGTCCATGGCGCCGACTCGACGATGGGCTCGGCACGGGACCAGAAGCACTGTTGTGTTGTCGGCCGGGGCGGCCATGGGTGCCGAGTTCGTAGTGGCCGCGTCGGTTGTCGTGTAGGTTTGCGCCGGGATCTTGGGGGGTGTTGATGCGCCGGTTGTGCGTTGTTGTGGCCGTTGCGGTGTTGGTGGCGGGTGTTGGTGTGGTTGGAGTGGGTGGGCCGGGTGTGGGTGCGCAGGAGGCGTCGGGGTCGTCGTTGGTGGAGGTGGCGTCGATCCCTCGGGGGCCGGGCCGGTTTGTCGATGCGGCGTACCGGGATCTGTTGGGTCGCTCCTCGGAGCCGGCGGGCCGGGAGTTCTGGGTGGGCCGGTTGGCGTCGGGGGTGACGCGCACGTGGGTCACCTTCCAGATGGCGCACGGCTCAGAGTGGACGCGGCGGGTGGTGCGGCAGAAGTTCGTCGAGGTGGTCGGCCGCGAGCCGTCCTCGGCGGAGCTGGCGGCGTGGTTGGACCCGTTGCGGCAGCGTCGGACGCGGGTGGCGGACCTGGTGGCGTTCCTGTATGGGTCCTCGACGTTCTATGCCCAGGTAGGTGGGAGTGGGGGGGCGTGGGTGGACGCGGCGTTCCAGCGGCTGCTGTTCCGAGCGCCCACCGCCACGGAACGCACGGCGGCGTTGGGTCGCATCGCCGGGGGGAATCGGCGCGCTGAGGCGTTGCGGATGGTGTTGTCGGTGGAAGCCAACGGGTACCGGGTCGATGACCTTTACCGGTTGTTGTTGGGCCGGGCGGCAGAGCCGGGCGGCAGGGAGTTCTGGGCGGGCAGGTTGGTCAACGGTGACGACCTGCGGTTGGCGGCGCAGCTGGCCGGCAGCAACGAGTACGAGGCCACGTCGCAGACGCGGATCGTCGAGGGGACCATCGAAAAGCCCGCCACCACCGCCATTGCGGCCCCCGGCCAGGTGAGGGACCTGGTCGACGGGGACCCGGCCGATCCGCCGGTGGTCGGCGACACCGCCATTGCAGTCCTCGACGCTGCGGCGGTGGCTCCGGGGGCGACACATGTGTCGATCCCCGTCTCTCCGGAGAGCCCGGACGGGTTCATGGGGGCGGTGACGTCTCGGGTGGTGTCGGGGGCGTCGGTGACGGTGGGGTTGCGGCGCACCCCGTTGGAGGAGGTGTTCCCGTCAGCGGACTTCTCTGGGACGATCGACCTGCCCCAGCCCGTCGATGGCGGCACCGTCGCGGCGAGCAGCACCGGTGATAGCCCGCGTCCCATGCGGTCGGCGTGCAGTGGGTCGGGGAACTCGTTCAAGTTCAACGCCAAAGCCGGTGTCCGTGTCGAAGTGGTGGGCAAGTGGAGCCCCGCCGGTGAGAAGAAGCTGCGCTTCGTGGCCACGGGCAGCATCGGCGGCAGCGTCGACATCTTGTTGGGGGCCAGTTTCTCCTGCGAGCTGCCGGCCCGGGGATGGACGATCCCTTTCGCCATCGGTCCCGTCCCGTTCACCGCTGATGTCAAGCCGTTGTTGCGCATCGACGGTGAGATCGGCGCCCGCATCACCGGATCCATCTCCTACGGGTGCACCGTCGGCGCCGAGTGGCGCAACGGCCAGGTCCAGAATCTGACCGGGTGCGGGCCTGTCAGATGGTCTGTGTAGGAGCTCCTCTTCCATGAGGTAGTGAACGTGTCCATGACCGATGACGAGGTCGAGCGGTCGGCTGAGCGGGCTGCTGTGCAGCAGCTCGTCGATGCCGGACTGCTCGACGATCTGATGTCCCGGGTTGATGCCGGGGAGGTGCAGCTGACCGGCGAGGGCGGCTTCTTGCCCGAGATGATCAAGGCCGTCCTCGAACGGGGTCTGGCCGCTGAGCTGACCGGCCATCTCGGCTACGAGCGGGGCGACCCGGCCGGACGGGGGTCGGGGAACTCGCGCAACGGCTCCACGCCGAAGACGGTGGCGACCGAGGTCGGCGATGTCGATCTGGCCACGCCCCGGGACCGGCTCGGGACCTTCGAACCCCGGCTGGTCCCGAAGGGCGCCCGGCGGACCGGGGGCCTCGACGAGATGATCATCTCGCTCTACGCCGGCGGCATGACCATCCGCGACATCGGCGCTCACCTGGCCCGGACGCTGGGCACCGAGCTGAGCCACGAGACGATCTCGAAGATCACCGACGCCGTGCTCGAGGAGGTCAAGGCCTGGCAGAGCAGGCCGCTCGAGGAGCTCTACCCGGTGATCTACCTCGACGCTCTGGTGGTCAAGGTCCGAGACGGCCATCAGGTCCGCAACAAGGCCGCCCACATCGCCGTCGGCGTCGATCTCGACGGCATCAAGCACGTGCTGGGGATCTGGGTCCAGGCCAACGAAGGGGCCAAGTTCTGGGCGGCGGTCTGCGCCGAGCTGGCCAACAGGGGCGTCCGAGACGTCCTCATCGTCTGCTGCGACGGGCTCACCGGGTTCCCCGAGGCCATCGAGGCGACCTGGCCCCAGGCCACCGTGCAGACCTGCGTCGTGCACCTCATCCGGGCCTCGATGCGCTTCGTGTCCTACAAGGACCGCCGAGCCGTCGCCGCTGCGCTCAAGCTCGTCTACACCGCCCCCAACGCCGAGGTCGCCGAGGCCGCCTTGCTCGAGTTCGCCGAGTCAGACCTCGGTCAGCGCTACCCGGCCACGGTCTCGACCTGGACCGCCGCGTGGGAGCGGTTCATCCCGTTCCTCGAGTTCCCGCCGGCGCTGCGCAAGGTGATCTACACGACCAACACGATCGAGTCGCTGAACTACCAGCTCCGCAAGATCATCAAGAACCGCGGTCACTTCCCCAACGACGACGCCGTCGTGAAGCTCCTCTGGCTCGCCATCCGAGACATCGAAGACAAGCGGGCCCGCCAACGCGCCGCCGAAGCCGGCAAGGCCCGCAACAAGCGCACCGCCCCCGGCCACCTGGTCGAAGGCGCCGCCACCCACGGATGGCGACCCGCCCTCGGCGCCCTCACCATCGCCTACCCCGACCGCCTCGCCGGCCGGATCTGACCCCCCAACCACGAGCTGCTTACACAGAAGTCTTGACAGGCCCCCGGGTGCCGCCGCGAGACCGCCACCTCGACCTTCACTCCCGCCTTGGCCCAAGGCAAGCTCACCGCCACCTTGGGCGTCGAGATGTCGGTCAAGGTCGCCGGCGTCCTCGGCTTCGCCCTGGACGCCGGGGCCGTCGTCACCGGCACCGTCGCGCCCCTGGCCACCCCCTGGTGGACCGTCACCGGGGCCGCCACCGCCGGGTTCAGCCTCGTCGCCGACGTCTGGCTGCTCTCGGTCCGCATCGAGCTGGCCCGCTACAGATGCTGCAACTTCACCATCGCCACCGCCCAATCAGGACCCCCGCCCGCGCCGCTGCTGGCCATCAACACCTCCACCCTTCCCCCCGGGACCGTCGGCTCCCCCTACACCGCGACGGCCACCGCCACCGGCGGCATCACCCCCTACCGCTGGACCGTCACCGGCCTCCCCGCCCCACTCACCATCAACTCCGCCACCGGAGCCATCACCGGCACCCCCACCACCCCGACCACTGCGACGGTCACTATCCGCGTCACCGACGCCGCCGGCACCACCACCACCCGCACCGCCACCCTCACCATCACCACCACCCCCCCACCCGGCACTGACTTTGCGACCACCCGGGTCTCGGTCGCCTCCAACGGCACCCAAGC encodes the following:
- a CDS encoding FG-GAP-like repeat-containing protein, which produces MAAQALGLRHERTVDTVLRGVYPGSGPVWEHFSSPAIADVTGDATPEVISASLDGFVTAYRSTDMSVLWKRDLGRTAIQSSPVVRQLRGSGAPDVVVGTMDGRVVVLDGPTGSVHLTVRQGAPLHCPAGQDCRPDGFFGTPAVADITGDGQPDIVASSYDHTIYAWTATGSQIFRMYVEDTVWSSPAVGDIDGDRRPEVVVGGDIWAGNPLGVPGGGLVWAFTRASGSWRTYSGYPYSVPGQTVWSTPALGDVNGDGKVDIVVGTGNNFPTTAQTQRVYAFSAATRRNLPGWPVTTNGQVSNGPALADIEGDGQVEVAFGSEGGRVSVRRRDGTTRYNACANSGGCGAGVGAHGGVVVADLDDDGVQEVVAALHQELMAFDGKTGAVKASVGLPGPVLQPAATPTIADVGGRTVIAVQGVSLRSAGPPRAGDVTRLMLFTTGQPLCRADWPMFKRTADRRGEVFRGAAPWRPLRCARRFVLQQYRDILRREPEAAGAWYWTHRMNTGLAGAELIRQLIGSAEFAAVLGPVVRLHLGTFGRPPANTTTFRQQVASRRAGTPLSAIADQVVADPAVQAKTDGAFVADTYRNLWGRAPTAAEQRDGEAALARGQSRGSWLVSRSELASAVAAQASEVTVTLVYLGMLDRVPDLAGFRYWVDQANARGTVRVITGFQSSAEYASRVT
- a CDS encoding IS256 family transposase, whose protein sequence is MTDDEVERSAERAAVQQLVDAGLLDDLMSRVDAGEVQLTGEGGFLPEMIKAVLERGLAAELTGHLGYERGDPAGRGSGNSRNGSTPKTVATEVGDVDLATPRDRLGTFEPRLVPKGARRTGGLDEMIISLYAGGMTIRDIGAHLARTLGTELSHETISKITDAVLEEVKAWQSRPLEELYPVIYLDALVVKVRDGHQVRNKAAHIAVGVDLDGIKHVLGIWVQANEGAKFWAAVCAELANRGVRDVLIVCCDGLTGFPEAIEATWPQATVQTCVVHLIRASMRFVSYKDRRAVAAALKLVYTAPNAEVAEAALLEFAESDLGQRYPATVSTWTAAWERFIPFLEFPPALRKVIYTTNTIESLNYQLRKIIKNRGHFPNDDAVVKLLWLAIRDIEDKRARQRAAEAGKARNKRTAPGHLVEGAATHGWRPALGALTIAYPDRLAGRI
- a CDS encoding DUF4214 domain-containing protein: MGAQEASGSSLVEVASIPRGPGRFVDAAYRDLLGRSSEPAGREFWVGRLASGVTRTWVTFQMAHGSEWTRRVVRQKFVEVVGREPSSAELAAWLDPLRQRRTRVADLVAFLYGSSTFYAQVGGSGGAWVDAAFQRLLFRAPTATERTAALGRIAGGNRRAEALRMVLSVEANGYRVDDLYRLLLGRAAEPGGREFWAGRLVNGDDLRLAAQLAGSNEYEATSQTRIVEGTIEKPATTAIAAPGQVRDLVDGDPADPPVVGDTAIAVLDAAAVAPGATHVSIPVSPESPDGFMGAVTSRVVSGASVTVGLRRTPLEEVFPSADFSGTIDLPQPVDGGTVAASSTGDSPRPMRSACSGSGNSFKFNAKAGVRVEVVGKWSPAGEKKLRFVATGSIGGSVDILLGASFSCELPARGWTIPFAIGPVPFTADVKPLLRIDGEIGARITGSISYGCTVGAEWRNGQVQNLTGCGPVRWSV
- a CDS encoding IS3 family transposase (programmed frameshift), translated to MPRPYPKEFREDVIRVARSREDGVRIKDIAADFGISESCLQNWLTQADRDDGVRPGPSSEDHAENRELRRRLRLLEQENEVLRRAAAYLSQANLPKMRFPLVRDLAVDGVPVTVTCRVLKLCRQQYYRWLDQPVGDAELDEAWLTNAIFDAHVDDPEFGYRFLADEVRAAGFEVSDRVVWRICRDNRWWSRFGKPKRSKGSKPGTPAHDDLVRRCFTAARPNELWVTDITEHPTGEGKLYLCAIKDLWSNRIVGWAIDSRMKARLVVAAIEMAVARRDGDVAGCIVHSDRGSQFRARKVHRALARHGLVGSMGQVGAAGDNAAMESFFALLQNNVLDRQRWATRDELRIAIITWIERTYHQRRRQPALGRLTPLEYETTMTPQTATAA